One Siniperca chuatsi isolate FFG_IHB_CAS linkage group LG5, ASM2008510v1, whole genome shotgun sequence DNA window includes the following coding sequences:
- the nr5a1a gene encoding steroidogenic factor 1a isoform X2: protein MEYTYDDDLEELCPVCGDKVSGYHYGLLTCESCKGFFKRTVQNNKRYTCAENQECKIDKTQRKRCPFCRFQKCLSVGMRLEAVRADRMRGGRNKFGPMYKRDRALKQQKKALIRSNGLKLESAAPPPASPLQTDYGFTGTLHSLPTISKSLLPSTPSSITPTDYEANLYGPPSLGMAMQSHVPLTTQYQYTAFPGRAIKAECPDYTSSPESLTGYPYPDMYPSASPQPPSLPPLVLELLRCDPDELMVQNKIVAHLQQEQSGRGRLDKPSTFSLMCRMTDQTLFSIVEWARSCIFFKELRVGDQMKLLHNCWSELLVLDHIFRQVQHGQEDSILLVTGQEVELSFILSQAEATLSSLVQRGQELAARLRALQVDRREIACLKFLLLFNPNVKLLEDQAFVEGVQEQVNGALLEYTLSTYPQFQEKFSQLVVRLPELRSLSTQAEDYLCYMHLSGEVPCNNLLIEMLHAKRACV from the exons GCTCACCTGCGAGAGCTGCAAG GGATTCTTCAAGAGGACAGTGCAGAACAACAAGAGGTACACATGTGCGGAAAACCAGGAGTGTAAAATAGACAAAACCCAGAGGAAGAGATGTCCTTTCTGTCGCTTCCAAAAGTGCCTCAGCGTCGGGATGCGGCTAGAAG CGGTGCGCGCAGACCGCATGCGTGGGGGGAGGAATAAATTTGGCCCCATGTACAAGAGAGACAGGGCcttgaagcagcagaagaaggcTTTGATACGATCCAACGGGCTCAAGCTGGAGAGCGCAGCTCCTCCGCCGGCCTCTCCTCTGCAGACTGACTACGGCTTCACCGGCACCCTGCACAGCCTGCCCACCATCTCCAAAAGTCTACTCCCCTCCACCCCGAGCTCCATCACCCCAACAGACTACGAGGCCAACCTCTATGGACCCCCATCCCTGGGCATGGCCATGCAGTCCCACGTGCCCCTCACCACTCAGTACCAGTACACAGCCTTCCCCGGCAGGGCAATTAAAGCAGAGTGTCCCGACTACACCAGCTCCCCGGAATCTCTGACAGGATACCCCTACCCAGACATGTACCCCTCAGCCTCGCCGCAGCCGCCCAGCCTGCCGCCGCTGGTGCTGGAGCTGCTGCGCTGCGATCCAGATGAGCTGATGGTGCAGAATAAGATCGTTGCTCATCTGCAGCAGGAGCAGAGCGGCCGGGGCCGGCTGGACAAGCCCAGCACCTTCAGCCTCATGTGTCGCATGACAGACCAGACTCTCTTCTCCATAGTGGAGTGGGCTCGGAGCTGCATCTTCTTCAAGGAGCTCAGG GTGGGAGATCAAATGAAgctgctccataactgctggtcTGAACTTCTGGTCCTGGATCACATTTTCAGACAAGTGCAACATGGACAGGAAGACAGTATCCTGCTGGTGACCGGCCAGGAG GTCGAGCTGTCGTTCATCCTGTCCCAAGCTGAGGCGACTCTGTCCAGTCTGGTCCAGAGAGGTCAGGAGCTGGCGGCGAGGCTGCGGGCGCTGCAGGTGGACCGCAGAGAGATCGCCTGTCTGAAATTCCTCCTCCTGTTCAACCCCA atgTGAAGCTGCTGGAGGACCAGGCATTCGTGGAGGGCGTCCAGGAGCAGGTGAATGGGGCTCTGCTGGAGTACACCCTGTCCACCTACCCTCAGTTCCAGGAAAAGTTCAGCCAGCTGGTGGTGCGGCTGCCGGAGCTGCGCTCCCTAAGCACGCAGGCCGAGGACTACCTGTGTTACATGCATCTGAGCGGAGAGGTGCCCTGCAACAACCTGCTCATTGAGATGCTGCATGCCAAGCGAGCGTGTGTGTGA
- the nr5a1a gene encoding steroidogenic factor 1a isoform X1 produces MLGDKAHGVTLKVMEYTYDDDLEELCPVCGDKVSGYHYGLLTCESCKGFFKRTVQNNKRYTCAENQECKIDKTQRKRCPFCRFQKCLSVGMRLEAVRADRMRGGRNKFGPMYKRDRALKQQKKALIRSNGLKLESAAPPPASPLQTDYGFTGTLHSLPTISKSLLPSTPSSITPTDYEANLYGPPSLGMAMQSHVPLTTQYQYTAFPGRAIKAECPDYTSSPESLTGYPYPDMYPSASPQPPSLPPLVLELLRCDPDELMVQNKIVAHLQQEQSGRGRLDKPSTFSLMCRMTDQTLFSIVEWARSCIFFKELRVGDQMKLLHNCWSELLVLDHIFRQVQHGQEDSILLVTGQEVELSFILSQAEATLSSLVQRGQELAARLRALQVDRREIACLKFLLLFNPNVKLLEDQAFVEGVQEQVNGALLEYTLSTYPQFQEKFSQLVVRLPELRSLSTQAEDYLCYMHLSGEVPCNNLLIEMLHAKRACV; encoded by the exons GCTCACCTGCGAGAGCTGCAAG GGATTCTTCAAGAGGACAGTGCAGAACAACAAGAGGTACACATGTGCGGAAAACCAGGAGTGTAAAATAGACAAAACCCAGAGGAAGAGATGTCCTTTCTGTCGCTTCCAAAAGTGCCTCAGCGTCGGGATGCGGCTAGAAG CGGTGCGCGCAGACCGCATGCGTGGGGGGAGGAATAAATTTGGCCCCATGTACAAGAGAGACAGGGCcttgaagcagcagaagaaggcTTTGATACGATCCAACGGGCTCAAGCTGGAGAGCGCAGCTCCTCCGCCGGCCTCTCCTCTGCAGACTGACTACGGCTTCACCGGCACCCTGCACAGCCTGCCCACCATCTCCAAAAGTCTACTCCCCTCCACCCCGAGCTCCATCACCCCAACAGACTACGAGGCCAACCTCTATGGACCCCCATCCCTGGGCATGGCCATGCAGTCCCACGTGCCCCTCACCACTCAGTACCAGTACACAGCCTTCCCCGGCAGGGCAATTAAAGCAGAGTGTCCCGACTACACCAGCTCCCCGGAATCTCTGACAGGATACCCCTACCCAGACATGTACCCCTCAGCCTCGCCGCAGCCGCCCAGCCTGCCGCCGCTGGTGCTGGAGCTGCTGCGCTGCGATCCAGATGAGCTGATGGTGCAGAATAAGATCGTTGCTCATCTGCAGCAGGAGCAGAGCGGCCGGGGCCGGCTGGACAAGCCCAGCACCTTCAGCCTCATGTGTCGCATGACAGACCAGACTCTCTTCTCCATAGTGGAGTGGGCTCGGAGCTGCATCTTCTTCAAGGAGCTCAGG GTGGGAGATCAAATGAAgctgctccataactgctggtcTGAACTTCTGGTCCTGGATCACATTTTCAGACAAGTGCAACATGGACAGGAAGACAGTATCCTGCTGGTGACCGGCCAGGAG GTCGAGCTGTCGTTCATCCTGTCCCAAGCTGAGGCGACTCTGTCCAGTCTGGTCCAGAGAGGTCAGGAGCTGGCGGCGAGGCTGCGGGCGCTGCAGGTGGACCGCAGAGAGATCGCCTGTCTGAAATTCCTCCTCCTGTTCAACCCCA atgTGAAGCTGCTGGAGGACCAGGCATTCGTGGAGGGCGTCCAGGAGCAGGTGAATGGGGCTCTGCTGGAGTACACCCTGTCCACCTACCCTCAGTTCCAGGAAAAGTTCAGCCAGCTGGTGGTGCGGCTGCCGGAGCTGCGCTCCCTAAGCACGCAGGCCGAGGACTACCTGTGTTACATGCATCTGAGCGGAGAGGTGCCCTGCAACAACCTGCTCATTGAGATGCTGCATGCCAAGCGAGCGTGTGTGTGA
- the nr5a1a gene encoding steroidogenic factor 1a isoform X3 encodes MRLEAVRADRMRGGRNKFGPMYKRDRALKQQKKALIRSNGLKLESAAPPPASPLQTDYGFTGTLHSLPTISKSLLPSTPSSITPTDYEANLYGPPSLGMAMQSHVPLTTQYQYTAFPGRAIKAECPDYTSSPESLTGYPYPDMYPSASPQPPSLPPLVLELLRCDPDELMVQNKIVAHLQQEQSGRGRLDKPSTFSLMCRMTDQTLFSIVEWARSCIFFKELRVGDQMKLLHNCWSELLVLDHIFRQVQHGQEDSILLVTGQEVELSFILSQAEATLSSLVQRGQELAARLRALQVDRREIACLKFLLLFNPNVKLLEDQAFVEGVQEQVNGALLEYTLSTYPQFQEKFSQLVVRLPELRSLSTQAEDYLCYMHLSGEVPCNNLLIEMLHAKRACV; translated from the exons ATGCGGCTAGAAG CGGTGCGCGCAGACCGCATGCGTGGGGGGAGGAATAAATTTGGCCCCATGTACAAGAGAGACAGGGCcttgaagcagcagaagaaggcTTTGATACGATCCAACGGGCTCAAGCTGGAGAGCGCAGCTCCTCCGCCGGCCTCTCCTCTGCAGACTGACTACGGCTTCACCGGCACCCTGCACAGCCTGCCCACCATCTCCAAAAGTCTACTCCCCTCCACCCCGAGCTCCATCACCCCAACAGACTACGAGGCCAACCTCTATGGACCCCCATCCCTGGGCATGGCCATGCAGTCCCACGTGCCCCTCACCACTCAGTACCAGTACACAGCCTTCCCCGGCAGGGCAATTAAAGCAGAGTGTCCCGACTACACCAGCTCCCCGGAATCTCTGACAGGATACCCCTACCCAGACATGTACCCCTCAGCCTCGCCGCAGCCGCCCAGCCTGCCGCCGCTGGTGCTGGAGCTGCTGCGCTGCGATCCAGATGAGCTGATGGTGCAGAATAAGATCGTTGCTCATCTGCAGCAGGAGCAGAGCGGCCGGGGCCGGCTGGACAAGCCCAGCACCTTCAGCCTCATGTGTCGCATGACAGACCAGACTCTCTTCTCCATAGTGGAGTGGGCTCGGAGCTGCATCTTCTTCAAGGAGCTCAGG GTGGGAGATCAAATGAAgctgctccataactgctggtcTGAACTTCTGGTCCTGGATCACATTTTCAGACAAGTGCAACATGGACAGGAAGACAGTATCCTGCTGGTGACCGGCCAGGAG GTCGAGCTGTCGTTCATCCTGTCCCAAGCTGAGGCGACTCTGTCCAGTCTGGTCCAGAGAGGTCAGGAGCTGGCGGCGAGGCTGCGGGCGCTGCAGGTGGACCGCAGAGAGATCGCCTGTCTGAAATTCCTCCTCCTGTTCAACCCCA atgTGAAGCTGCTGGAGGACCAGGCATTCGTGGAGGGCGTCCAGGAGCAGGTGAATGGGGCTCTGCTGGAGTACACCCTGTCCACCTACCCTCAGTTCCAGGAAAAGTTCAGCCAGCTGGTGGTGCGGCTGCCGGAGCTGCGCTCCCTAAGCACGCAGGCCGAGGACTACCTGTGTTACATGCATCTGAGCGGAGAGGTGCCCTGCAACAACCTGCTCATTGAGATGCTGCATGCCAAGCGAGCGTGTGTGTGA